The genomic segment ttgtcctaAATGGTGATGGcacataaaaaacacacatcattataatacacattattgtaaatctatttttctaaatattttgagtaatattaaatttttgcaactgtgtaagtttttaattttttttttttaattattatattctataaaaaaaaagttgatttatattttatagtaataaaagtgagtaaatatataatattggtttttatttttattaaactcttACCcagttacatacttacatgagaatattaaatatatattatatgtataacaaataaagtaaatacatttaatgtttttgaaaatggtttatcctatatatttatttattaatatacatatatatatataattatgtgtatgatagaatatgtaaatattgaaaatattttgaaaaggttTTTGctcaaatatatacctaatttttaaaagccaataatgtgtaaatattttgataaaatatttaagagatattgtgaaacaatttaattacaatattttatcttcTACAGTAATGTgatgtgaaaatattttgagaacattttaaaatcatatgaaaacgttaatacaattttctgataatatttagaGTTTAAGTAAAATACCTACGAAATATTTtagcaacatatttttttcatgtttgcAATAAGGATGCCTAGGTTTTACTGTGGTCGTGGTTCTTGTAGTTGTGGTGGTAGTTGATGTTGATGGCCGACTGGTCGTAGTCGTTGGACGACTAATATCAGAAAAATCTGGGTATTTTGTaccgttatataatatgttggccTTTCTACCTAACAAATATATGTACAAAGACCCGTCGGGCCAATATCGATATCCTTCAGGGATGACTGGCAGTTCATCCCGTGCCAGAAGATCCGATAGGCCGTTGCActggtttaaattaaattcctcTCCAATTACCGGCTTGCTAATCACCATCCGGATTATTCTAAGCTTCCTATCATTGTCATCGTGCACATCGTACAACTGTAAACAGAACGAAAAAATACAGAGATAGAGAgcaagaaaattaattaaccataactaatatgtataaaatatataaatataagttcaCTGAAATTGACCCGCAATTTCAATTTACAAACGTCGATGACGTTGTGTTTTAGACCTGCAGATTTCACTATAAGATTACCAAGGATAATTGTTggttatgtattaaataatattatatttaaaattataaattctatgtattcgatataaacaaatatatatataatatgtgaattagtttaatagcatttatttatttatttatttatgtattttagatttaacGGGCACAGGCCCAATtacatatactaataataacaatcgttCGTTAGAACAGTTTAAAGAAAACAgtgaaacaatatacaataattaatacttatagcTGAGAATGGATTTACAATGATTCTTAACTCTGGTGaaaaaatagatacatttttaatttattgatagtttTCATAATTCTGTTATGGGCGTGTTATTTTCATAGTTACCATTTATTTCATTGCTAAgatataaagtatttatatactgGGGGATTCAAGCAGGAATATAAAAGGAGAAACGACTTAAGAAAACATGACACTCAATAATACTACAGTTGAGAAGCTTGTATGagaaatataaatctaatagtTAACGACGCTGCTTAAGTGTTTCAAGAGAAAGATACGTTAGAATTGGGGTGTACAAAGAATGCAGTTTTATAGGTATGGAACATTTAAAAGATTGGAAAAGTAAACGTTTTTGTTGGATAttctcaattttataaatatttacagatgTGTATtgagacaaaataataattattcttttgtaatttttacaataacctATTCCtagagaatacatttttttatatattgatctAAGTAcaccaataataaatatcttgtATCTATTATTTCACCAACCACCTgcgtaaaaatgaaaaacctataataaatatgccGTATGTATATAAGAATGATCTTCAATCCCCTGTGTCTCCATCTCAACCCCAGGCACTggattaataatcaaattggtTGGACgagtactacaataatatacaatataaaataatacgtaggtaGCTAAACATAGTATACTTACGGCACATCTGTGTGAGcgtgttttagttttattttgcattgaCGCTGCAGTATGTTCCAGTAGTGATATATATTGCCCGCCCATTTCAGATTCGTCTTTATTGGTCGGCTTGCCATGTTTCGATAAACACTCAAACATGAAGTGGTCCATATCTGGTGGAGGCACAGAGCACAACAGAACAAAATATACATGAGTATGATGAATATTTCCggaatattatttgttgacaCAAGAAATATTTAGTGTTATTTTGATGAGCACGTTTAAGTGAGCTTTTACACCCGTGATTTTGTACaatagttatgaattataatacctaaatttataCTGCACTttctaatatatgtatattatgtgcctaatattaatatagtaggtacacctATAGAAATAAGTGTGCAAAGCGCTAGTTGATTTCATAATGTTTTCATACAAACAtactatagattatagaataacgataattaataatacagttgattttatttttatttttatattgaatcgAGTAATCCAAAAAGCTGTATGGCCTCGGTGCTAAAGCCCCCCTCCCTATAACGGTCATGTAAAAAACACATACGGTATTATAtgcaatatcaatattaaatatatgaagtataattgtattccgtgtataatgcataatatggatattaaaatatatgaatagtaGTAGGTACTTCCAAAAACTGCCACAACATACCTGATCATCTATACAACATGCAGTGAAATTCAAAGTTAATGCCCGTTTATAGAGTAATTATTCAGTATATACAAGTAaaacatatacttatatatataataatgtacgacATATGCTCATAGGTTTAGGGGGAGAAAGATTTGCTGTACCCACAGGCGCAGCTCAATAACTAATCCTAATTAACTTTTCCGTAACAATAATGACTCGTTATACGTACTCAGCGTATTGTCGCAATTTCCGTGTCCAAATTTTTGGTCGGGACGCTCCAACCACAAATGAAACATTGGAAGACTTTCGTTTCCCATATAGGCACATCCATACATCAGCGACTTAGTTTGAATAGTCTCAACcccaaattttaagtttttcccaAATGGAGGACATACACGGTCACTTAGTCTATCCAGAACTGAAACACACAGAAATACAAATACCGTGTTAcattataagcatattatactctttgtgttattaaaaatataattaagtgtaaaacaaatatagatatatttattatttatataattatttttttaaaaattatattgtatacgccattgtataatacaaaattatttctgTCAATGATTGGGGTTGTTGCCTATttgttactaaataataataaattagtacctattaaattaattttagaatattataagtaacattatttaattttaatattgttgtaaatctgtggttatttgatattatattcttatattttgaataatatttatatctttacTCAAATAGTCATATAACATGTTTTGTATTACTGcaattgaaaattttgattgaatactataatattataattgaaataaatttttcatattccTGGgcttttaaatttatgtaaaattgtattttttaagaaacCGGCATAAACCGTTAAAAAACTGAAACTAAAAACGAAACAGGAAAAAACTTAAagccggtattaaattcaaccgaatcaaaaacaaatggaaactggtatacaaaatcgaaaccaaaactgaaattttttaaatcggtttcaagccctgttttagtaaatattacaagcagaaaataactaaataataataataattacgagtaGCAGTATATGATGatcatttttgaattctctACATCCAACTAAGAtcttttgaattcaaatttacatttttgcatttataaattatataaataaataatacataaaacaattatagtcaaacatttataacataatataggtacttacttgtttgtttaatattttctgttGAACCCGCCACGGAGAAGATTATggttaacaatattaaagtatttgTTATAGTGTAGTACGCCATCGTGTTGTCGGTAAGTAATAATACGGATATAAACGGTTGAGAAAAACTAATTCGGTTAACACACGAATGGCGAATGAGCTCTGAATTTTGAGTCACAGCGGTAGTAGCGGCAGCCGTGGTGTTGGTTCCTACCACCAGTCGAAAGGCATTGGTGTAggtattagatacctatatgtcATATACCGTGTGTCCACAACAATGCCAGTCCAAGGGTGGGAGGGCCTGCGATGCGGTCGCACCAGGCCCAGCAAATTATGTATTCTTAATATCactttatctataaataatcataataatattgtcccaATAGTACGCAAATTTCAACTCGTGTGGATGTGTGGTTACTTTAGGAAACGGGTTGTTATCGACGAAAATCAAAACAGaagcaatattatacatacctggatattattaaaacaaaatttctaccggaaggagtgctttgatgtcaacatatagtatcttatcttttagctaATAGGATATATTCCAGGAGTACCATCTTAGTactttaaataagtaatttttcgattttctcaataattttttaacgccACCAAATTgttaagctatttttttttaattctttgttTATCACgctttgttaataataaaaatgcatatgttatgataataacattTGTCATGATACTTATggtacaattcaaaataataaaaaaatacatatgttatgataataactTTTGTCATGATATTTAtggtaatagttataatattgcaataataataattaagtaggtaggtacctatagtttgactttcaagaatatttatatttagagccttatattggtttaaatttaaatgaaacgtttattataaaattgtacggtgaaatttcgttttgttttaaactttcgatttgttattttaagtattctaattttaaatgttttttttttttgtaatctttTTTTGTAGTGTTAAtgctattaattaaaacatatgtaTTGATCTGGAATTATTTTAAGTCGTCAATGGATTTGAAAATATGTGGATAgctagaataaaaatatgaattaaatttcgAATGAAAAGCATCACATGCATTTGTTGGTCTTTGTATACTATTTGAACATTCAGACCAAACAAGAGGAGGGAATTAAAATAAGATTCTAGGCCATAAGATCAAACACAAACACATAACTCACCATTTCGGGATCTAAAAAAGGAAGTCCAAAAAAGCTCTTTAAAAATTTACCAATTTCtgtatttgttttgaaaacattaGTTAAACCAATAGCTTGAACTTTTCACCAACTATAGCAATTAcgtattgattaattattaaagtaaaatttatttttcgtgaCATTTGTACTAGTTTATAGTATTAAGTCTAACCAGGGGTTGGTCTAAGTAAAAGCGACAACTTTTTGAATAGCTGTACATGTATTGAAATTTCAAAGTCAGCAAATACAGTTTCTTGTGTAAATTTAatagtgatattattttgtctgtCATTGACTAGgtgaaaattttcattttcagctGTAAGTACATGGTTTTCTTGTTATACGCTGTGTACATcttctatatttatttgaattgttgGTAGGATTGATCTACgagttatttaaatgtttttccgAACCACCCCACCTTCCCATAAAtagtaaagtttattttatacagtacaTACAGTTTATGAACTATCGATTTAAGTGACACGATACTATCGATTTTAGTGATTTCAGTagataatatcgataataattttattgctgACTTGCGTCACCAATGTGTGACGTAAGTTACCGGTTAAGTTTACTACCTGTAAAATATACCGTTTTTGGGACACAAGAAACAATATGCAACCAAAAACAATATACTGCCCATATCTTTATCAGTTTATCTATAATTCAATAACATTAcacaacttataagttatacaattatatgttttgttaaaattcgacTAAAACgtgaatatattacaaaaataattaacattttataaaaacaatttctacCTATCACGGAAATTTTAGTGAGtgttttgcatattatgtaacaatatgTAAACTGAATTAGTATAATagggtaatttattaattgtacacaaaaaatataattgcaatagaattattataacatgtaaacTTATCTACTTTGATCAATGGCGAGTATCAGTGAAGTTTAGATTACTTTAAAGTATcattctattaatttttattttatacatatgtttgaaacaatttatcattatcataaaaaacaaaatttctatgCCAAACACTCATAACCGGCCCATAATTTGAGCAGCCTACCGAGTTTTTCCCTGACGGCAATTTTCAATATGAAGTGggaaattacctatattttcgtTATTAATAGGTCAGCAGTAGTGGCGTTCCG from the Acyrthosiphon pisum isolate AL4f chromosome X, pea_aphid_22Mar2018_4r6ur, whole genome shotgun sequence genome contains:
- the LOC100570583 gene encoding uncharacterized protein LOC100570583 → MYGCAYMGNESLPMFHLWLERPDQKFGHGNCDNTLNMDHFMFECLSKHGKPTNKDESEMGGQYISLLEHTAASMQNKTKTRSHRCALYDVHDDNDRKLRIIRMVISKPVIGEEFNLNQCNGLSDLLARDELPVIPEGYRYWPDGSLYIYLLGRKANILYNGTKYPDFSDISRPTTTTSRPSTSTTTTTTRTTTTVKPRHPYCKHEKNMLLKYFVGILLKL